The window TGTTTGCGTTGCGAAATCACAACATTGCAAGAAAAGATAGTGGATATACAGTGAATATCTACAGATATAAAATCAAAATTTATGGAAGTTGTTCCGTTGGCAAATgaacttgtaccattttcatgTTGTCAGACTGCATATTGATGAGGATACTGTTACAGTGTTAGTCAAAATCAAAAAATTTGACTGCATGCATCCAAAGATGGCACTTTTCTAGTGATGGGCGAGGGTATGATGCAGACAGTGTTTAGTGCATAAAGAGAAAATTAGAGCAAGCAGAACCACATCTTCAGGTGTGTTTTGTTAGGAACAGCAGAGCCATGTCTAGTACAATGCATAAACAACTTTACAAATGCATAAGTGAAGAAAACTGAATGCAAAACCACACTAAAATCTCAAGATCACGTATCCCACCAGTATTTCACAACAAAAGATAGATAAGTAAAGAAGATGATACGAGAGACGAGACACACCATATATGACGAAACTCCATCAAATCTTGATCTTAATGTCTTAAGAGAATCTGCAAGATCGAATTccaaattttgaaaacgtgcatgtATCTCATCTCTTTCAGAGTCTACATGATCACTAGGATAATCATTTATAACCACACCATTAGATGGTCCAGGAACATCATCTTCTATCAACACAGTGTTCAGGTCAACATGTTTTGGTGGTTTTCTGCTCAAAGGATGGATCTCAGCGGCTGTCAGCATATTAAacatgttatgaaataatcataacAGATATGATGCGCAACGAAAGAAAGTTAAGTTATCATATAACCTTCAAAATCAGAAAACCGACTCTTGTCAAGAGACCATGTTCGCCATGCATCATTGGCCGAACTACTTGATTTGTTGTCCTCTGGTATTCCATTTTGAGAATGAGAGCGGTGTATATTTCCATTCACAGGTATCCTTCGAGTGTACATGCCATTAGTTGGACTTCGACTAGGAGCTCCATTATGGTTCATTAAAGCTGCATGTATGTAACACAGAAGTATGATCATTAATATACAAATGAAGAAACACCAGCTAGAAATTAAGTATATGGTACATcagaataaaggttcacatacataaTTATCCAGAAGCTCTCTAACAAAAAATATCCATTAGTTGTCCATCAATAACAAACCAACGCTATTTTCTATTATATAAGGTGGAACTCTTTCAATTTTCCTCTCCGAGTCTCCAGCCAAAAGTTTACAATGTGTACTTTTTACTGTTGATACTAATAGAGTACCGAGAAAATGATCCGTGTGCACTAAATCAGTAAAATACCTAAACACATGGTCAATCTTAAAGCGGTCATTAATTAGTAAATATATTTGCAAAACGCAGAGTCTACTAACTTCAATCAACCATGTATATCTAGGGAGCATGGACCCTTCAATTCATTTAGGTGTTAGGGGGCAACTATTAACAGCAGCATATTTGAAATAGAAAATGAATTATCCTCCGTGTATTGTAAGAGATTTAACACAAAAAAGCCATTAGCTTGGAAGGACCAAATGCTGAAATGGGCAGAGTAATAACAAAGCTAAACCAGTTGTATGTAACAGAACATATTACTACTATGATTAAAAGGCACAAACAAAATAATGTGGTAGTCTTCTGTAGATTCACGATTACTCAAATAATTGCAGTGCTGTCAAGGTGCAAACAACTTTACATTAAGCAGTAGCACGACGACAAAAAATATGTCGGATCATGAGAAAGAAAGTTCTAATGCCACGCTTCTATTTTTAGAAAGCGACATAGAACAAAAAACGGTATGTTTGTCCCCTTTGCAACCTTAAATGGAAAGCGCTAAACTACTGCACTGCTAGTTATATATGTCGGGGGAAAGGGAAGTCCGGTCCGTGAGAACAGACAGCTTTTGCATGAACTATTGTCGGCGGCACTTCCTTCCTGCCCGGCATGAGCTTAGCATTAATTTTATCCAGCAGAGCATTAAGCCTTCCACGGGCTGTAACTAAACAATATGGCACAATGAGCTGTATACTATGCAAAGTTTCATTGGTTGCAAAAGTTGGTGTTCCCTTATCAACAAACATATAACTGTTTGCAAAGAAGATGCTCATGTTGCACAACTGAAAACAACACATGTTTCGATAGAACGCCAAGAGTCGAAGCTGCACATACCGCCATTTTGACCTCGCCCTCCCGCTTGATTCTTGCTGCGTGGCGGTGGCCGCGCACGCTCCCTCTCTCTCCGCAGCCTGGCGAGCATTCCCTCCAGGCCTGCCCCAGACCCTGCCTCCCTGCAATCGATTACGTAGCAACAAGCAAAATCAATAAGGAACCAGCATATATCAATCAAAATAACTCAAAAGAGATTTAGCAGGCACCCACTCTGTCTCCTCCGTCTCCGGCTGCCTCCCAGACGGCGCCGGTTCCTGCTGCTCCCTGCAACACTCGGAATTCAGCAAGTCGTCGCAGAGCAATCAACAGAGGGGGACACATTACATTACAGAGCGGCTCGGTTACCCACCTTACGGAATCCGCGGCCGAGTTTGGCGGTCGGCCAGAAGGACCCGCCTCGGGCGGGTATTCAGGGTGCACGCCGGGGCCGGCCGTTGACGCAGCCGGCCGCCGCGCGTCGTCGTCGGAGGACCAGGACCATCCGAGGGAGAGCCAGCCTCCGCTGgactcgacggcggcggcgaggtcggcgcGCCCCGCGGCGAGGAGCTCGGCGCGGGTGGGGAAGGCGCCGGGCTTGTCGGAGCGGCGCATGAAGTCGTAGATCGCCTCCTCGAGCTCCTCCTGGCCCCGCGGGCCGCGCTGCGGCGGCGCGGGCGCATTGGGCGGGCGCGGGGCCGGGGCGGGGGCGGGCTGGCGGCGGTAGGGCTGCCGCGGCGGGGGCCTGTAGGCGGCGCAGACGCAGACGCGGCCGNNNNNNNNNNNNNNNNNNNNNNNNNNNNNNNNNNNNNNNNNNNNNNNNNNNNNNNNNNNNNNNNNNNNNNNNNNNNNNNNNNNNNNNNNNNNNNNNNNNNNNNNNNNNNNNNNNNNNNNNNNNNNNNNNNNNNNNNNNNNNNNNNNNNNNNNNNNNNNNNNNNNNNNNNNNNNNNNNNNNNNNNNNNNNNNNNNNNNNNNNNNNNNNNNNNNNNNNNNNNNNNNNNNNNNNNNNNNNNNNNNNNNNNNNNNNNNNNNNNNNNNNNNNNNNNNNNNNNNNNNNNNNNNNNNNNNNNNNNNNNNNNNNNNNNNNNNNNNNNNNNNNNNNNNNNNNNNNNNNNNNNCGGCccgtaggcggcggcggcggcgaagacgcggtggcggcgaggggcgggggcggggggCAGGGGTAGGGATAGGGTTAGGGCTGGGAGGGGCAGCGAGGGGAGGAAGGGGGGCATCGCCGTCGCATTTCTCTGCCGCTCCCCGAGCGGCGAGGGCGGGAGCTTTCCCTGGACTGGAGAGCGGAGGAGGGAGGGGGGGAAACGGGGAAAAAAAACTGAGCCACGCGAGCGCCGTCCACCACCACACACGTCACGTCCCTGCCGCGGCGAGCTCTCCGTGACCCGTTGCCGTGCCTGAGTCTGGCCTCGGGTGTGCGTGCGTGTGGTATGTCGGCCTGGTCGACTGCTACGCTACCctgcgccgccgtcgccaccggtcGCCGTCGCCGCGCTCCGCTGGCCACAGATCATCGACGTCCGGGCCACGGAAGGGCGGACTTTAATACGCTTTGCTTTTTGATTGATCGGTCGGTCGATGGAGGCACGGCGTGACGAACGATGGAAACGTCGAGGCGTGTCGTGTGAGAACCCTGGTGCGTGCGTTCTGCGCTTTTCTGGCCGACGGCTCTACTCGTGGTGCATCCCCCTCTTGGAtaagttttcttctctttcttttctgaACTCCCCTCTTGGACACGTTGATGTGTGTGACTTTTTGTCAATTCGCTGGACGCAAAGTTAAAAGAAGGGAcatatggccctgtttggttcagcttttatcgacgGATTACGCTGCCGCGCAGCAGAATCTAAATCAAAGGGCGAACCTAGCAGAATCCGATTTCAGAAATCCGCCATCAAAATttgaaccaaaagcggaagcagcccaggacgtgctttccaaaatctgattccgctgcgggccaaaatctgaaaaGACTGTATCAGCTGGTTTGacaaatgacctacatctttttcacatcagattttctACAGCTGTTTTTCTACAAcagatttttcacagctgcttttagaaatccacagccgaaccaaacagggccattAGGGCGTGTCCAACGCCGACCCGCGACAGGACACGGTATTTGTCCGAAAATGTTGGCCTTAAAAAAGTAGCGGCCGTGATTTGTAATTTGTCTAAGAGCTATAAGCTACTAATTTCCGTCAATGCTACTCATAAGCATTTGGCGGAAAGCTAGCTTTCGCCAAATGAAGTTACTAAGAGCATTtccagccgcgtccccaacagGCCCCCAGGTCATTTTTTGGGCGTCGACGTAAAAAAAAGCCCTAGTCGTGCCCCCTAGGACGTCGAAAAGCGCCGGTTCGGCCTGTTTTTGGGCCTGGCGCTCGCAGGCCGAACTCGGCACACTGGGGGGTgatcgggggctccggcgcaagggaaaagcgcggcTGGCCCACCCCGTCAGGTGAAAAGTCAAGTTTTTTCCCCGTCTCGCCTCTCACACCCCGCGCCCTCGGCCGCCACTAGCTGTATCCCGGTGCCGATCGCTGCCCTTCACTGCTAGATAGCCAATCCCCGCCGGAAAAATAGCAGAGTTCGCCGAGGCAGCCCCTCCaccagcagctgggcgtttccggccgctgaggggcagtttagcggcgggtacacgcccaccggcgcgcaaggtgttcggcgatttgcctcCCTCGGCGagatggcactactaggaaaaagcctagtagtagcgcgggttaaaagctagtagtagcgcgggtgcctgcgctactactacggcgctacagctaactagtagtagtagcgcggtgcatCCCGCGCTACTAGTACGTGTGTTAGTAGCGCTGGTAACTAGCGCTGGGAGCTAGAGGACCTGCATCTTGCCATCGTGCGTGGGGAGCAGCACCTCACGGTGGTCGTCGCCGTTGAGgtcggcgacgagcggcggcgggaggcggtccACGTCATGCTTGATCGGGAACCCGTCGTCCGACAGCTGGTACCACGCCTCCTGGAATGAGAAGTCGCCCTCATgctgccggaggaggagggggatgggtCAGCTAGCGTTTTGGATCGAATcgaagaggggggaggaggagggctgacctggagcaagaagaagacggtgaaggcgatgaggaggaggatgccgaGGTCGCGCTTCCGCATCTTGGCGGCAGcgaggagctccggcgaccgcccacCGGAGGGATCTCAGAGAGGAGGGGGGAAGAAAGCAGAGTGTACCAGCGGCGGCCACCGCTGGAGTATGAGGGAGAGACGAGGAAAGTGAGAGAGGgggaaagtgagggagagaggagggattcggctGAGGATACGTGgatttcacctacctcgtacttagtagtagcgaggggtataaaaccgcgctactactatcaacttagtagtatagcaggtttgtacccctcgctactactatggaatGTCCCGGgaaggcacggtagagaccgcttagtagtagcgagggttaaaaccccgcgctactagtatcaacttagtagtagcgaggggtaaaaatctgcgccactagtaagtagcagtagctagggttataaaccctcgctactagtaagcgtttgcctataagcttttccctagtagtgtggactcggatgacgaggaagtgctcgccgtactgctggaggaggaagccgaggccgacgtccaggaggaagagcatctcatggtgctcgccgccctcgcccagctgctggcgagcaatgaaaagccgcggcgaggtggctcggtgccggggcgggtgaaagcaaagaaccggcatcgtctcgaaggctactgcatgctctactccgactacttcgccgacgctccactgcACGGCGACAAAACATTTCGGTGTCATTATCGGATGAGTCGAAAGCTTTTCctcgggattgtgaattccatccgggagttcgacagctacttcaagtgcaagaaagaTTGCACCgacaaacttggattcacctcgatccaaaagtgcacgacagcgatgaggatgcttgcatacgaagctcccggtgattcactcgatgaCTATGGGCGCATGGTCGAGTCCACCAGCATTGAGTGTTTCTACCAGTTCTGTCGGGTAGTGGtgacagtgtttggaccgcaatacttgcgaacccccaatgcggaagacactgctcggatcctagcacagaatgtagCAAGAGGATTTCTTGGGATGCTTGTAAGCATCGaccgcatgcattggaaatggaagaattacCCATTTGCTTggaaggggatgtacaaaggcgccaaaggcggttgtagtgtggtaattgaggcggtggccacacaggacctctagatttggcactccttctttggtatgccaggaactcacaatgacatcaacgtgctgcagtgctcccctgtctttgccaagcttgttgaaggtcattctcctccggtgaactttgaggtcaatgggcggcactataacaaggggtactacctagctgatggcatcttccgtgatggtctacatttgtgaagactatctcaaacactGTGCCAGAAGGCAAGAAGTCCCACTTTGCCAAGgtgcaggaggcttgcaggaaggatgtcgagcgggcttttggtgtgctccaatctcgatttgctgttgtccgctatcctgctcagacctggtcgaaagatcaaatgtgggagatcatgacttgctgtgtcatcttgcacaacatgatcatcgagagcgagcaggaagagccaatgTTTGAcattgaaccatactacaggcagggtcctctagccaaagttgatcaccagctaccggcaacctgggctgcctacctcagtatgcgtcaggagatccgagacccacaggtgcatcatcaactacagcaggatctggtggagcaccttttGAGGCTCAAGGACGACGACGGGCtcaacgtgtgatgaaatatgagtttttatttgttgaataatataatttgtattgaactatttgtcgttgcactattttgttgaactatttgattttctgtgatgaactatgtaataaaaaatatatttatgttcataattgaACGCCAAGCCacggcgaaccacgccgaatatgggccgattGTCGCCCATATGGGGCCTTTTATTCGCCAACAGTGGGCCGAAAACTGGGCCAATCTCGGCGCCTGGGGGCAACGACTGGACGCCCAATCGCCCCCAGCGCCGATTCTAtcaccggctcgcccccagggggcgatttttatgcctcctggggggccaacggctggagatgctctaagccccGCCTAATCTAGCAATGACCATCTAATCAAGCATAATTAACACCTTTCGCCAAATGCACAAACATCTTCCACACTACCTTCCGCCAAATGTAATGCAATTAGCATAAAGTCTTCCGCCAAATGTAATGCAATTAGCACAGAGTCTTCCGCCAAATGCTAGCCATTCTGAGCGGACGCAGAGTAGACACGGTACGTGGTGCCTTTTGATTGGCCAGATGGATGTCCGGACTCCCGCAACCCTCCCTCCCTCATGTTTAATCCCAGTTTGCCAAAAAACATGGCATAGACCGCTCGGCGGATCGATATAGGACCGTATTGGATGGCAAACTGCGCTCGGACAACATGGTCCAGATGCTTGGGGGAGGTTTAAGAGTCtgccttggagatgcccttacctgTCTGACGACGGCGAGAGACGTTTTCCAGCAAACTCTGCTAGCTACAAGATTAAAGGCAACTATTGATAGGGAAAAGCGACAGAAAGTAAAAGAGCAATGGTAGGATTTTTTGTATTAATGGAAAGTAGACCCAGGACCATagattcactagtggcatctctctcgAAAGCATGTAGTGGCATGgtagacaaattattgttgggcaattgacagaataaGGCAAATCATAACTATGATCATTCAtggctgtggggaccccgacttacATATTCGAAGCCACCGGTTACATGCGCACAGTGATCCCAAGGATCAATGCTCACCGTACACCATACACTGAATATCAAGAGTTTACATCCATTACATAGTGTCTTACATAAATAggtccattatggtcaagtcttacatagataaagcctcaAGGGTTGAACATCAAataaaacacaagcagcggaaaatcttcgtcgataagtaggacccatgccatctgccttaaccctacaagcattctgactgggaaagtgTCCTAGTTCGCATtttcgtcaccaaagaactcttcttcgtatTCCTGCTCTTCCAGGCCTGGCCAAGTAAATAGCtagggacaagccaatgagtacgtttgaatgtactcgcaagcaacccatgaatgGAAACAGAGTAAAGTATGCATGGTAATATCACTATGTTGGCATATCACTGGTATGATAGTTTTCCCTGTGCAAGTATGATCAACTCTTAATGGTGTCATGAATATGTCTGCAACGTGTATCAAGAGGTTATAGACATCAACATCAAGAAAGAGTCATACACAACTCAGTTTCAAGATTTTCGTGTCTTTTCACGAATTTCATCAACAATGCACTTAACTGAGTGAGTAAAGGATTCcagacatagtttaagtagcactgatatgtctccaatgtactataaatttttattgtcccatgctattatattatctgttttggatgttttatatgcattaatatgccattttatatgattttttggactaacctattaacctagagcctaatgccagtttttgttttttccttgttttagagtttcacagaaaaggaatactaaacggagtccaaacggaataaaactttcgcgatgatttttttgggaccagaagacacccaggagacttggagtgcaaatcggaagagccacgaggcatccacaaggggggagggcgcgcctgagggagtcctggattagggggtcctcggacagccggactatatactttggccggactgttggactatgaagatacaagattgaagacttcgtcccgtgtccgggtgggactctcctttgcgtggaaggcaagcttggcaattcggatatgtagatctcctcccttatagccgactctgtataaccctagccccctccggtgtctatataaactggaggtttagtccgtaggacaacaactatcataatcataggctagcttctagggtttagcctctacgatctcgtggtagatcaactcttgtaatactcatatcataaagatcaatcaagcaggaagtagggtattacctccaccaagagggcccgaacctgggtaaacattgtgtcccctgcctcctgttaccatccgccttagacgcatagttcgggaccccctacccgagatccgtcggttttgacatcgacattgatgctttcattgagagtccacggtgtcgtcaccataaggcttgatggctccttcgatcatcggcaatgatgcgatccagggtgaggtttttctccccggacagatctttgcattcggcggcttcgcactatgggccaactcgcttggccatctggagcagatcgagagctacgcccctggccatcaggtcaggtttggaaacttaaactatactgCAGACAtctacggagacttgatcttcgatggattcgagcccgtgtcaggtgtgccgcacagtcacgacgagtatgacttagctctgccgccaaacagtgtttgggagatcgcacCTGTGGCAACTCCGGCCctcgatccggagcagatcgcgccatctgaggatgggtggatggaccccgccaaggaggccgcacactcagcggctatagagccgaatactgacctcacCTCCTACGAGACTTGTGTTGCTGgatccttggattcgtccccggccacgggctccgaaccgcctgcgtccgtgcatatcgaatctgattgggcgccgatcatggagttttcctacgcagatatctttcagcactcgcccttgggtgatgtgctaaattcattaaggtatctctccttgtcaggaggcccttggccgaactatgaccggctggagtgggaagcggacgacgaagaaattcgttccccacccaccacccacttaatagccactgtcgacgattcaaccgacatgcttgatttcgactccgaaaacatcgacggtatagacgacgatgcatgagaggaacaggaaccaccgcccacagggcgttggacagccacttcatcaaacgatatatacatggtggatacacccaaataaaacaatgacgaggaatggaaggatgcagcgaaggataatcccctcgaggagCAACCAAAGCGACGATGTAGGCGCCGcttcaaatcccgcctcgacaaaaacagcgataacagcgcaagaaagaataataccccggtcgac is drawn from Triticum dicoccoides isolate Atlit2015 ecotype Zavitan chromosome 4A, WEW_v2.0, whole genome shotgun sequence and contains these coding sequences:
- the LOC119287041 gene encoding protein FLOURY ENDOSPERM 6, chloroplastic-like; this encodes MPPFLPSLPLPALTLSLPLPPAPAPRRHRVFAAAAAGRVCVCAAYRPPPRQPYRRQPAPAPAPRPPNAPAPPQRGPRGQEELEEAIYDFMRRSDKPGAFPTRAELLAAGRADLAAAVESSGGWLSLGWSWSSDDDARRPAASTAGPGVHPEYPPEAGPSGRPPNSAADSVREQQEPAPSGRQPETEETEEAGSGAGLEGMLARLRRERERARPPPRSKNQAGGRGQNGALMNHNGAPSRSPTNGMYTRRIPVNGNIHRSHSQNGIPEDNKSSSSANDAWRTWSLDKSRFSDFEAAEIHPLSRKPPKHVDLNTVLIEDDVPGPSNGVVINDYPSDHVDSERDEIHARFQNLEFDLADSLKTLRSRFDGVSSYMSNGEEADVVNGFSDDWEFEETKVMHAQEELRTIRAKIAVLEGKVALEIIEKNKIIEEKQTRLDEVEKALSELRTVSVVWPNPASEVLLTGSFDGWTSQRRMEQSESGIFSYNLRLYPGRYEIKFIVDGVWKNDPLRPSVNNHGNENNLMIVT